The Zerene cesonia ecotype Mississippi chromosome 19, Zerene_cesonia_1.1, whole genome shotgun sequence genome has a window encoding:
- the LOC119834703 gene encoding uncharacterized protein LOC119834703 produces the protein MKKNKSHFSGKKTSKPQKESPQAEENSLPKLDSLDEENQGFGGWLRSDDGLENMKLFVIANSIVLLTTLVYPQLQTVFDIISETVYGTETEY, from the exons ATGAAGAAGAACAAGAGCCATTTTTCTGGTAAGAAAACGTCTAAACCACAAAAGGAATCCCCTCAGGCGGAGGAGAACTCGCTGCCAAAGTTGGATTCCCTCGATGAGGAAAACCAAGGCTTCGGCGGCTGGCTGAG ATCAGACGATGGCTTGGAGAACATGAAACTATTCGTCATAGCTAACAGCATTGTTTTACTAACGACTTTGGTGTACCCCCAGCTGCAAACTGTATTCGATATTATATCCGAAACTGTATATGGCACTGAAACGGAATACTAA